A DNA window from Ficedula albicollis isolate OC2 chromosome 1, FicAlb1.5, whole genome shotgun sequence contains the following coding sequences:
- the HTR1F gene encoding 5-hydroxytryptamine receptor 1F, whose protein sequence is MDLINSTEQNSTSEEPFKWATSKILISITLSVLALMTTAINSLVMTAIIVTRKLHHPANYLICSLAVTDFLVAILVMPFSIVYIVKETWIMGQVVCDIWLSVDITCCTCSILHLSAIALDRYRAITDAVEYARKRTPKHAGIMIAVVWIISIFISMPPLFWRHQTASREDECIIKHDHIVSTIYSTFGAFYIPLALILILYYKIYKAAKTFHRRSVSRIVREEGVNGQVLLDTGERSTKSASMPSTTEKTSDALVSSDKINITLRSPKSESKHEKSWKKQRISSTRERKAATTLGLILGAFVICWLPFFVKEVVVNTCETCHISEDMSNFLTWLGYINSLINPLIYTIFNEDFKKAFQKLVQCGQYL, encoded by the coding sequence ATGGATTTAATAAACTCAACTGAACAAAACAGCACATCAGAAGAACCTTTCAAATGGGCAACATCCAAGATTCTCATTTCCATTACCCTGTCTGTGCTTGCTCTAATGACAACGGCCATCAATTCTCTCGTGATGACTGCAATAATTGTGACAAGAAAGCTCCACCACCCTGCCAACTATCTCATCTGCTCTCTTGCAGTGACTGACTTCCTTGTGGCAATCCTGGTGATGCCCTTCAGCATTGTCTACATTGTAAAGGAGACCTGGATCATGGGGCAGGTGGTGTGTGACATTTGGCTGAGTGTGGACATCACGTGCTGCACTTGCTCCATCTTGCACCTCTCTGCCATAGCTTTGGACCGATACAGAGCAATCACGGATGCCGTGGAATATGCCCGGAAAAGGACACCTAAGCACGCTGGCATCATGATAGCAGTTGTATGGATCATATCCATTTTTATCTCCATGCCGCCTTTGTTTTGGAGGCACCAgacagccagcagggaggaCGAATGCATCATCAAACACGACCACATCGTCTCCACCATTTACTCAACGTTTGGCGCCTTCTACATCCCGCTGGCCTTGATCCTGATCCTTTACTACAAGATCTACAAAGCAGCAAAGACATTCCACAGGAGAAGCGTCAGCCGGATCgtgagggaggagggagtgaATGGACAAGTCCTTTTGGACACAGGAGAAAGAAGCACCAAATCAGCTTCAATGCCCAGCACAACAGAGAAGACCTCAGATGCCCTGGTGAGCTCCGATAAAATCAATATCACCCTACGAAGCCCCAAGTCTGAATCCAAGCACGAGAAGTcctggaaaaaacagagaatCTCCAGCACGAGAGAGCGAAAGGCAGCAACGACCCTGGGTTTGATCCTGGGGGCATTTGTGATCTGCTGGCTCCCGTTTTTTGTAAAAGAAGTAGTTGTTAATACCTGTGAAACATGTCACATATCAGAAGACATGTCTAACTTCCTAACATGGCTGGGATATATAAACTCCCTTATTAACCCTTTAATCTACACAATCTTTAATGAAGATTTCAAGAAAGCCTTCCAGAAGCTTGTGCAGTGTGGGCAATACCTTTAG